From one Streptomyces sp. NBC_01478 genomic stretch:
- a CDS encoding FAD-binding oxidoreductase translates to MTSTPAQNARRELTGFTGELIGPDDAAYPEARAVYNAMIDKRPALIARCADADAVARVIAFARTHDLPLAVRGGGHHGAGLGSVDGGVVADLSPLKDIHVDPEARTVRVGGGCVWGEVDRATNAHGLATPSGIISTTGVGGIATGGGLGHLTRKCGLTIDNLLEADLVLADGSQVRASADENSDLFWAVRGGGGNFGVVTSFLFRLHEISTVVAGPTFWPVEISAEVLTAYRDFLPNAPRELNAFFLYGSVPPAPPFPEELHLRKTAGVVWCYTGGDTEAAAREMAPLLDALPAPLLHAAGPMQHPDMQGMFDGLYPPGDQWYWRADFVNDIPDDAVELHAKFGAEVPTPQSTMHLYPIDGAAHDVGNDETPWAYRDARWASVFAGVDRDPANTGLIKRWAVDYQEALHPYSAGGAYVNMMMDEGQERVRASYRGNYERLARIKADRDPDNVFRLNQNIHPAPKPRYETRP, encoded by the coding sequence ATGACCAGCACACCGGCACAGAACGCTCGCCGTGAACTGACCGGCTTCACCGGGGAGTTGATCGGCCCGGACGACGCCGCCTACCCGGAGGCCCGCGCCGTCTACAACGCGATGATCGACAAACGGCCCGCGCTGATCGCGCGCTGCGCCGACGCGGACGCCGTGGCCCGCGTGATCGCCTTCGCCCGGACGCACGACCTGCCCCTCGCGGTGCGCGGCGGCGGCCACCACGGGGCCGGACTCGGCAGCGTCGACGGGGGAGTCGTCGCCGATCTCTCCCCGCTGAAGGACATCCACGTGGACCCCGAGGCCCGTACCGTCCGGGTCGGCGGCGGCTGCGTGTGGGGCGAGGTGGACCGCGCCACCAACGCGCACGGACTCGCCACGCCCAGCGGCATCATCTCCACCACCGGCGTCGGCGGCATCGCCACCGGCGGCGGGCTCGGCCACCTCACCCGCAAGTGCGGGCTGACCATCGACAACCTGCTGGAGGCCGACCTCGTCCTGGCCGACGGCAGTCAGGTGCGGGCGAGCGCCGACGAGAACAGCGACCTGTTCTGGGCGGTCCGGGGCGGCGGCGGCAACTTCGGCGTCGTCACCTCGTTCCTGTTCCGCCTCCACGAGATCAGCACGGTCGTCGCCGGACCCACCTTCTGGCCGGTCGAGATCAGCGCCGAAGTCCTCACCGCCTACCGGGACTTCCTCCCGAACGCGCCCCGCGAGCTGAACGCCTTCTTCCTGTACGGCAGCGTGCCGCCCGCCCCGCCGTTCCCCGAGGAGCTGCACCTGCGCAAGACGGCCGGCGTCGTATGGTGCTACACCGGCGGCGACACCGAGGCCGCCGCACGTGAGATGGCGCCCCTGCTCGACGCACTGCCCGCACCGCTGCTGCACGCGGCCGGACCGATGCAACACCCCGACATGCAGGGCATGTTCGACGGGCTCTACCCGCCCGGCGACCAGTGGTACTGGCGCGCCGACTTCGTCAACGACATCCCCGACGATGCCGTGGAACTCCACGCGAAGTTCGGCGCCGAGGTCCCCACCCCGCAGTCCACGATGCACCTTTACCCGATCGACGGCGCCGCCCACGACGTCGGCAACGACGAGACCCCGTGGGCGTATCGCGACGCACGCTGGGCGTCCGTGTTCGCCGGCGTCGACCGGGACCCCGCCAACACCGGACTCATCAAGAGGTGGGCCGTCGACTACCAGGAGGCCCTGCACCCGTACTCGGCGGGCGGCGCCTACGTGAACATGATGATGGACGAGGGACAGGAACGTGTCCGGGCCAGCTACCGCGGCAACTACGAGCGGCTGGCCCGCATCAAGGCCGACCGGGACCCGGACAACGTCTTCCGTCTGAACCAGAACATCCACCCGGCCCCGAAACCGCGCTACGAGACCCGCCCGTAA
- a CDS encoding NPP1 family protein gives MIGQATAAQANVLTLLPQNADGQEQTFSPAYDYDGDGCYATAAIGLDGTINPGLKLGGDVNGHCHDMAQLNNANTYSRTKCNNDWCAVMYASYFEKDQVTLGPAAIGHTHDWEHVVVWIKDNTVQYVSVSQHSAYQVSAASGVRFDGTHPKIVYHKDGIGSHDFRFANTNDEPAENATGNWFYPRLVGWNGYPAGLKDKLLAADFGSATLKIRDSDFNYALSIAEPSGISFDPNA, from the coding sequence GTGATCGGGCAGGCGACGGCCGCCCAGGCCAACGTGCTCACCCTGCTCCCGCAGAACGCCGACGGCCAGGAGCAGACCTTCTCCCCGGCCTACGACTACGACGGCGACGGCTGCTACGCCACGGCCGCCATCGGTCTGGACGGCACCATCAACCCCGGGCTCAAGCTCGGCGGCGACGTCAACGGGCACTGCCACGACATGGCCCAGTTGAACAACGCCAACACGTACTCCCGCACGAAGTGCAACAACGACTGGTGCGCGGTGATGTACGCCAGTTACTTCGAGAAGGACCAGGTCACCCTGGGCCCGGCGGCGATCGGGCACACCCACGACTGGGAGCACGTCGTGGTGTGGATCAAGGACAACACGGTCCAGTACGTGTCGGTGTCGCAGCACTCCGCGTACCAGGTGTCGGCGGCCTCGGGGGTGCGCTTCGACGGCACACACCCCAAGATCGTCTACCACAAGGACGGCATCGGCTCGCACGACTTCCGCTTCGCCAACACCAACGACGAGCCCGCGGAGAACGCCACCGGCAACTGGTTCTACCCGCGTCTGGTGGGCTGGAACGGCTACCCGGCCGGCCTCAAGGACAAGCTCCTGGCCGCGGACTTCGGCTCGGCGACGCTGAAGATCAGGGACAGCGACTTCAACTACGCGCTGTCCATCGCCGAGCCGTCCGGCATCTCGTTCGACCCGAACGCGTGA